From one Phocoena sinus isolate mPhoSin1 chromosome 6, mPhoSin1.pri, whole genome shotgun sequence genomic stretch:
- the ZNF782 gene encoding zinc finger protein 782, translating to MPCKFDTTGSTYLLLSSLTPHCQYSRKKAYELNVCENWLLSIKDHRTNTGEKSFVYSKSVKAFGHKEKVIQHQTIQTLQQTFEYNECGKDFLEKTALVTSKDTHPKVKSYKFSKFGENQYDKSTLIISQSNHPEEKSHYEFNKYEYTIDKNRNNFSRITQRTDTEGKSFSQKLHIREQQKIHIGVKPFECGKNFSHNSTLQVHQRIHTIDQSSDYSTCTESLAYQSTFNVHKRTQITVKPYECNECGKSCTMTSCLIQPQKSHTEEKPYECHECGKAFSEKSRLRKHQRTHTGEKPYKCDGCEKAFSAKSGLRIHQRIHTGEKPFECNECGKSFNYKSILIVHQRTHTGEKPFECNECGKSFSHMSGLRNHRRTHTGERPYKCDECGKAFKLKSGLRKHHRTHTGEKPYKCNQCGKAFGQKSQLRGHHRIHTGEKPYTCNHCGEAFSQKSNLRVHHRTHTGEKPYKCDECGKTFRQKSNLRGHQRTHTGEKPYECSECAKAFSEKSVLRKHQRTHTGEKPYNCNHCGEAFSQKSNLRVHQRTHTGEKPYKCDKCGKTFSQKSSLREHQKAHTEN from the coding sequence ATGCCTTGTAAATTTGACACTACAGGGTCTACTTACTTGCTTCTTAGCTCATTGACCCCACACTGTCAGTATTCAAGAAAGAAGGCTTATGAGCTTAATGTATGTGAGAATTGGCTCCTCAGTATTAAGGATCACAGAACTAATACTGGAGAGAAATCTTTTGTTTATAGTAAAAGTGTGAAAGCCTTTGGacataaagaaaaagttattCAGCATCAGACAATTCAGACTTTACAGCAAACTTTTGAATATAATGAATGTGGAAAGGATTTTCTTGAAAAGACTGCCCTTGTTACATCTAAGGATACCCACCCAAAAGTGAAATCttataaattcagtaaatttgggGAAAACCAATATGATAAATCAACCTTGATAATCTCTCAGAGCAATCATCCAGAGGAGAAGAGTCACTATGAgtttaataaatatgaatatactattgataaaaacagaaataatttcagTAGGATCACTCAAAGAACTGACACAGAAGGGAAATCTTTCAGCCAAAAATTACACATTAGAGAACAGCAAAAAATTCATATAGGGGTGAAACCCTTTGAATGTGGAAAGAATTTCAGCCATAATTCAACCCTCCAAgtgcatcagagaattcacacaatAGACCAGTCCTCTGACTATAGCACATGTACAGAATCATTGGCTTACCAGTCAACTTTCAATGTACATAAGAGAACTCAAATAACAGTGAAACCCTATGAgtgtaatgaatgtggaaaatcCTGCACTATGACTTCATGCCTGATTCAGCCTCAGAAAAGTCACACAGaggagaaaccctatgaatgtcatgaatgtgggaaagctttcagtgAGAAGTCACGCCTAAGAAAACATCAGAGAACTCACACAGGAGAAAAACCCTATAAATGTGATGGATGTGAGAAAGCTTTCAGTGCAAAGTCAGGCCTAAGaatacatcagagaattcacacaggagagaaaccttttgaatgtaatgaatgtgggaaatctttcaACTATAAATCAATCCTCATAGTACATCAGAGAACTCACACGGGGGAGAAACCCtttgaatgtaatgaatgtggaaaatcTTTCAGCCATATGTCAGGCCTAAGGAATCATCGGAGAACTCACACAGGAGAAAGACCATATAAATGTgatgaatgtgggaaagctttcaaACTGAAGTCAGGTCTAAGAAAACATCATAGAACTCATACAGGGGAGAAGCCCTATAAATGTAATCAATGTGGGAAAGCATTCGGTCAGAAATCACAACTCAGAGGACATCATAGAATTCAcacaggggagaaaccctatACATGTAATCATTGTGGGGAAGCTTTTAGCCAGAAATCAAACCTCAGAGTACATCACAGAActcacactggggagaaaccctataaatgtgATGAGTGTGGAAAAACTTTCAGGCAGAAATCAAATCTCAGAGGACATCAGAGAACTCAcacaggggagaaaccctatgaatgtagtGAATGTGCCAAAGCTTTCAGTGAGAAGTCAGTCCTAAGAAAACATCAGAgaactcacacaggagagaaaccctataatTGTAATCACTGTGGAGAAGCTTTCAGCCAGAAGTCAAACCTCAGAGTACATCAGAGAActcacactggggagaaaccctataaatgtgATAAATGTGGGAAAACTTTCAGCCAGAAATCAAGCCTTAGAGAACATCAGAAAGCCCACACAGAGAACTAA